In Planctobacterium marinum, the DNA window AATCCGTCTTCGACAGTGGATGTGGCATTAGAAATGGTTAAGGCGCTTGGGGTGAATAAGGTTAATGCATTGTCGTTTCGCGATGACAGAACCATGGCCCAGATCGCGGCATTTTTATCTGGAGAATCAAGTGCATTGAATGCGATGGCAGCGGATAAAGAATATTATCATATTCCCCTTGCTGGTATGTACGGCTACTATTATCTCAATGTTGCACAATCGGATCAGCAGTTACAGCAAGCTCTGGCCCTGATGCAGTTGGCACAGAAAAGTATTAACAATCCAAGGCTGGATATGCAAATAGCAGAAACTCAACATAAACTGGGTGACTACAAAAAAGCGGTTGCCACATTACATGCCATCCTGGCTCAGCACCCTGATTTTGAACCTGCTGAGAAGATGTTGAGCAATTTGACCACCAGTAGTTAATAAGTGAAGGAACCCATGACATCATCCCCGGCCATGCATGTATTGTTAGTGGAAGATCAGCTGTCTATTGCCTCTAATATTGCCGAATATATGGAAGCAAAAGGTTACGTGTTTGATTTTGCAGCAACCGGGGATCAAGGACTGCAGCTGGCTCTGGAAAATTATTATGACGTAATCATACTGGACTTAAACTTGCCTGGCATGGACGGTTTGGATGTTTGTCAGCAAATCAGGAGCAATGCCGAGCGTCACATTCCTGTTTTAATGCTCACCGCACGAGACAGTATTGACGATAAGGTCTCTGGCTTTCACAGTGGCACCGACGATTACCTGACTAAGCCATTTTCTCTGGAGGAGTTGGAGGTACGCTGTCTGGCATTAACACGACGTCATCAACTGCATGTTCAGGATTGCGTGAACCTCGGGCCATTGCAGCTTAATCGCAAACGCAAAACGGTTACCAGGGAGGGCACTCAACTGAATTTGAGTAGTATGGGCTATCGCATCTTAACGATTTTGATGGATGCGTTTCCGCAAGTGGTGAGTCGCACTGAGTTGAGTCATAAACTCTGGGGTGATGAGCCTACCGAATCTGATGCATTGCGCTCCCACATTTATCAGTTGCGCAACGTTCTGGACAAGCCTTTTGATACCCCTTTGTTGAAAACCGTATTTGGTGTTGGCTTTACCTTGGATATCGATGATAAAAAGCAGAGCTGAGATGAAATCTAAAACGCCTAAATACCGCAGTTTAAGTCAGCGCATCGTTGTGCAATTTTGTTTGATGACGGTGGCTTTGTCGCTGTTTTTTGGCATGTTGTCATTCTTGTTTCTCTACGTGGTGGAGGATGGCTTTATTGTAAAAAATATCGCCCGAGAGGCACGCTATCTGGAAGCCGAATATCAGGCTTCAGGTAGTTGGCCTGAGCCCAGAACCAGCACAATGTCTTTGCATCAGTCAAAACAGAGCTTTCCCGATGATATCCGAGACATTGCCTTACAAGAGCCACAGCGCAGCGAGTTTTATGGTGAGCAGGGCAAGCACTACCACGCCTATGAACTTGAAGCTTATCCGGGGGTTTACTTGTTAGCGGAGGTGAGCGCTGAGCTTCAGGTGCGAAAAATTAAAAGTGGCGTGATCATATTTTTGCTTATTAGCACTTTAATTGTGACGCTTGTGGCTTGTTTTATTGCCTGGTTGTTGGCCCGAAAAACCACCAAACCTTTGCAGCAGCTGGTCCGACTTGTGGACGGCGTGGCTCCTGAGCAAATACCCGATAAATTTGCGGCTCGTTTTCCCAATGACGAGGTGGGTTTGTTAGCCAGCACCCTGGAGCACACGCTAGGCCGCATTGGCGAGGCATTACAACGAGAAAAGTGCTTCACTCGCGATGCCAGTCATGAGTTGCGCACACCGCTGGCGGTAATTAAAAACGCGGTTGAATTGTACCGCAGCAAAAATGCGCAAGATGAACACAACAGCGCGATATTAAATCGCATTTACGATGCCGCGACTCAAATGCAAAAAACCGTACAAGCATTGCTGGTTTTGGCAAGAGATGAACACAACACCTCGCCGAAGCAGACGATTAAACTCATGCCCTTGTTGGAAACGGCAATCCTGGATAATCGTTTGTTGTTAGAAGGCAAGAATGTCGAAATTGACCTGAGTGAGAGTTGCGCTGTTGAAGTGTTGGCCACGCCGGAAATGTTAAAGGTGTTGTTGGATAATTTGCTCAGCAATGCCTTCCAATATACAAGTGAAGGAACGGTGCGACTCTGGTGGCAGCAGGGCAGCTTACACATTCAGGACTCTGGGCCGGGAATTGAACTAGAGATATCGGATAAGATCATGGAAGTGGGGGTAAAAGGTACGCAAAGTACCGGCTTTGGTTTTGGCCTCTCTATTGTCAAACGGTTGTGCGAGCATCAAGGGTGGAGCCTGGCGGTAGAAAGCCAGAAAGGCACCACGGTAACCGTGGTGTTCTGCTGATCAGTTGTGGCCCGGTGTCGCCACTTCAGTGCCCTCGACACCACGAGTTATGTTCTTGGCCAATTCTTCCGGCACCTCATAATTACTGTAAGTGGCCTCTGATACTTCATTGATTTCAGTAAAAAATGCCCAAGTTCCTTGCAGTACCATACGATTTTTGGCGGGTAAAACGCTATCTTGGATTTTAATAAAGTGCATTTCCAATAACAGCTTGGTAATGTCGGCACTAAACATCGGAGAGAAGCTGTCCGTATTGCTGATTTCAATACCCTCGATATATTTGTCAATTAAGTCGTAATGCAAAATACCTTGTAGCTTACTGGAAGCCTCTTCACCAAATTGGCTCAGATTGACCTCAAAACTCATTTTTAGCCGATCAGACGATATTGATACTAGCTGTAAGGTTTCCATTTTGATAATTTCTGCCAAACGAAACGAGTAGCTTTGTTCCTGTTTTTGCTTGTCTTTTTTGGCCTTTTTCTTCTGATAACGCTCTTGCTCTCTGGTACTCGGCTTGTCACCGTCGATTTGCAATAAGGCCCAACGTTGTCCTTTTGCCGCGAGGGCATTGTGTTGCTCGATACTGCTGGTTATATCGCCTTCTTCGTCTTCATATTTGCTCAGGGTGTAACTCCAGTTGGTGCGATTGCTTGCACTGAACTGCGTAATGGCTTGCTCAACAGTGCGCTTCAGTACTTCCGGCTTGCTGAAATCCTGGTTCAACTCAGCTGTTTGCTGTAATTCTGAATGTAGTGAATTGTCTTTAAATTCATGGGTATTGGAAAATGCTGCGGTACATTGCACACTGCATGTCAGTACCAGCGCTGCCAGTTTGGTTGGTTTTAAATACATGGAATGCCTCATTGTGTTTTTGAGGCACCAGTTTGCGGTTTATGGCGTGAAATGGTTGTGAAACAGACTTTCCTTTAACCACACTTCAGGGGAGCCTGAACTTCACCTTGTTGTCGGTATTGATTGGGCGTTAAGCCTGTTTGAGTTTTGAAGGCACGGTTGAAAGGACCCACAGAAGCAAAACCACTCTCCAGCCCCACAACTAAAACAGGCCAGTGTTGTTTGTCTGTGGCAAGCAATAATTCTTTGGCGTGCTCCACGCGTAATTGGTTGATATATTGATTGAAATTTTTGTCCGGAAATTTCGCTTTGATGGCTCTACCAATTAAATATTCCGAGACATTGAGTTGCCTGGCCAGATCCGCAACTTTAAGTCCCGATTTTAAGTATTGTTGTTCATCAACTACCAAGGCCTGTAACCGGGCCGCGATTTTATCAAGTACCCGTTGGTTAGCAGAATGCTCGTCTTCTTGATGGTTGGCTTCGCTGGCGGTATTACGAGATTGATGAATCCAATATATCAAACCTTGTGTGGTTAAGATCACCCAGATGCTGACACATGCCACCACTAGCTGGTTGGTTTGAGCACTGAAGTTGGCCGAAGATAGCACCGTTTTGCAAATAACGATTGCGCTAATAATGGTGAAAAGGAATAGAATGCGTTGCCGTTTTTCGGTTTTATTAGCTTGCTGAAAGCCGTTCAAACCTTCCCATATGGTGAGCAGTAAAACACAGGAAGAGAACATCAAGGTTAGCTCCCCTAAGATACCCACTGCAAAAGGTTCTACGACGTTATTAAACTGCCAGATACCATCGACAAACAAATAACCTTGTTTCAGCATGATAAGCAAACCGAGTGCCACGGCGAAAATGATGTGATGAAGGGCCAGTGCCTGTTGTTTTCGGAATAGTGAGCGAGCCAGTAACCAATAAGCGTTGCAGGTAGCACAAGCACCCATGCCCAACAAATAACCATAACTACCAATCGCTCCCACTGACAATTTTTGTGCCGTTGCCATAGCCACAGAGCCACAAAACAGGGCAAATAATAAATGCATTGTTTGTTTTTGCTTAACGGTAGTTTGTGCCAGCAACAAACTTAGAGTGGTGCCTAACAATATTAGCTGAATGATGGTCAGTGAATCCATGGTGCCATAATACCTGTGCTCTGGAGGCGGTATGATAACGGTTGTTTAAATTTCAGGCAAACGACTGTTTGCAACAAATTACGTCTTTTTTGTGCTCCAGATTTTAAAAACGGCGAGAACTCCGTCCCCAAAAAAGCAAAATACCTCCTCTATTTAGAACGAGGGCAAATGAAAATGAATTCAACGCGACAACTATCCGAAACACAGATGCAAACCGCATTTAAAAGCACAAAAAAAGCCAATGCCGCTTTAGATTTGAGTGTAAAAAGTTGGTTTGTTATTGCGCTAACCGGGCAATGGGCTTTTGCTCTTTATATCTTGTTGGTTTATGTGGTTTCGCAATTTGTTGGTATTGAGCTTGGCAATGTTGTCCCGGCCCAGAGTTTTAAAAAGGCAGATGGTGTGGATCTCGCTTTTGCTTTTTTACATGTGATCCCAGCGGCTTATCTGTCAATTTTGGGATGCACCCAACTGATACCTGCGCTACGCAATAACTATCGCGCTTTTCATCGTTGGAACGGTCGGATATTTTTCACCTTGGGAATTTCCGGCGCACTTACCGGTTTGTATCTGCAATGGGGAGCTGGCTTCAGGTTAAGCGATATTGGCTCATTGGGGATTACTTTAAACGGTATTCTGATCCCAGTTGCTATATTTTTTGCCTGGAAACACGCCATTAATAAACGTTTTGATTTACACATGCGTTGGGCCGTGCACAGTTTTTTATTGGTGAATGCGGTGTGGACGTTTCGCCTCTATCTGATGGGCTGGTATATGGTGAATCAAGGACCTAATGGCAATAATTCAACCCTTGATGGTCCTGCTGATATCATGCTGTCTTTTGCGTGTTATTTGTTGCCAATGGCCTTGGCAGAGCTGTATTTCTGGAGTAAAAAACAAAAGCACAGCAAACCTATCTGGTGGGCAACTAGCGTCATGTTTGTTGGTGCACTGATCACCCTGATTGGGGTCGTTTCCGCGGCTTTAATGATGTGGGCACCCAGAATCAACATGGTACTACAAGCCCTTTAAACTGGTTTAATTAGGCATTAAATTGCAGAGTGATTTAATAGCTACACTTGAGGGACTGATTGCCAAATGGGCATCAATACAATTGCGGTTAGCCTGGCGTTGATTATTTCAACCTTTGTAATCTGGCGATTCAATCGCTTCAAAGGGCAACAACAAATGCGCTACTACGCTTGGTTGTTGGCAACATTTCCTCTGTACTACTTCGCGTTTGCGCTGTTTGTACCGGATGGTTCGGTATTGGTAAAAGAGGTGGGGGTGAGCATCCTGTTCTTTCTGCTTGTCGCCCTGGCTTTGAGAGTGAAGCCCACTTTGGCTGCAATGATACTTGCTGTAGGATATTTGCTCCACGCGGGTTACGACCTGTCCCATGATGAGCTTTTCATCAATCCGGGCATGCCACGCTGGTGGCCGCTTTTTTGTGGGGGTGTGGACGGTATCATTGGCCTTTATTTGCTGCACCAGGTTTATCGCACACCGGCCTGCAAAACGTAACAAATTACGACTGTGGCTTTTATGTTCAGGCACAGTTCATTTC includes these proteins:
- a CDS encoding response regulator transcription factor; its protein translation is MTSSPAMHVLLVEDQLSIASNIAEYMEAKGYVFDFAATGDQGLQLALENYYDVIILDLNLPGMDGLDVCQQIRSNAERHIPVLMLTARDSIDDKVSGFHSGTDDYLTKPFSLEELEVRCLALTRRHQLHVQDCVNLGPLQLNRKRKTVTREGTQLNLSSMGYRILTILMDAFPQVVSRTELSHKLWGDEPTESDALRSHIYQLRNVLDKPFDTPLLKTVFGVGFTLDIDDKKQS
- a CDS encoding helix-turn-helix domain-containing protein, with amino-acid sequence MDSLTIIQLILLGTTLSLLLAQTTVKQKQTMHLLFALFCGSVAMATAQKLSVGAIGSYGYLLGMGACATCNAYWLLARSLFRKQQALALHHIIFAVALGLLIMLKQGYLFVDGIWQFNNVVEPFAVGILGELTLMFSSCVLLLTIWEGLNGFQQANKTEKRQRILFLFTIISAIVICKTVLSSANFSAQTNQLVVACVSIWVILTTQGLIYWIHQSRNTASEANHQEDEHSANQRVLDKIAARLQALVVDEQQYLKSGLKVADLARQLNVSEYLIGRAIKAKFPDKNFNQYINQLRVEHAKELLLATDKQHWPVLVVGLESGFASVGPFNRAFKTQTGLTPNQYRQQGEVQAPLKCG
- a CDS encoding sensor histidine kinase; amino-acid sequence: MKSKTPKYRSLSQRIVVQFCLMTVALSLFFGMLSFLFLYVVEDGFIVKNIAREARYLEAEYQASGSWPEPRTSTMSLHQSKQSFPDDIRDIALQEPQRSEFYGEQGKHYHAYELEAYPGVYLLAEVSAELQVRKIKSGVIIFLLISTLIVTLVACFIAWLLARKTTKPLQQLVRLVDGVAPEQIPDKFAARFPNDEVGLLASTLEHTLGRIGEALQREKCFTRDASHELRTPLAVIKNAVELYRSKNAQDEHNSAILNRIYDAATQMQKTVQALLVLARDEHNTSPKQTIKLMPLLETAILDNRLLLEGKNVEIDLSESCAVEVLATPEMLKVLLDNLLSNAFQYTSEGTVRLWWQQGSLHIQDSGPGIELEISDKIMEVGVKGTQSTGFGFGLSIVKRLCEHQGWSLAVESQKGTTVTVVFC
- a CDS encoding DUF2306 domain-containing protein, which encodes MKMNSTRQLSETQMQTAFKSTKKANAALDLSVKSWFVIALTGQWAFALYILLVYVVSQFVGIELGNVVPAQSFKKADGVDLAFAFLHVIPAAYLSILGCTQLIPALRNNYRAFHRWNGRIFFTLGISGALTGLYLQWGAGFRLSDIGSLGITLNGILIPVAIFFAWKHAINKRFDLHMRWAVHSFLLVNAVWTFRLYLMGWYMVNQGPNGNNSTLDGPADIMLSFACYLLPMALAELYFWSKKQKHSKPIWWATSVMFVGALITLIGVVSAALMMWAPRINMVLQAL